From Kineosporia succinea, the proteins below share one genomic window:
- the mscL gene encoding large conductance mechanosensitive channel protein MscL gives MIKGFKEFIMRGNVMELAIAVVIGAAFTSVVTAVTKGVVQPLIASVGSAQVGGLNFKIRPKNDATLVDLNGVISSLLNFLIVAAVVYFLVVVPMNALMERRRRGEEPEPAAPAEDILLLQEIRDLLRDRPMQQGQQG, from the coding sequence ATGATCAAGGGCTTCAAAGAGTTCATCATGCGTGGCAACGTCATGGAACTTGCCATCGCTGTCGTCATCGGTGCCGCGTTCACCTCGGTCGTCACGGCGGTCACCAAGGGTGTGGTCCAGCCTCTGATCGCATCCGTCGGCTCGGCGCAGGTCGGTGGCCTGAACTTCAAGATCCGGCCGAAGAACGATGCGACCCTGGTCGATCTGAACGGTGTCATCTCGTCGCTGCTGAACTTCCTGATCGTCGCCGCGGTCGTCTACTTCCTCGTGGTCGTGCCCATGAACGCCCTGATGGAACGCCGTCGCCGCGGCGAGGAGCCGGAGCCGGCCGCTCCCGCCGAAGACATCCTGCTGCTGCAGGAGATCCGCGACCTGCTGCGTGACCGTCCGATGCAGCAGGGACAGCAGGGCTGA